One Niallia circulans DNA segment encodes these proteins:
- a CDS encoding Gfo/Idh/MocA family protein, translating into MLNGEKRIARPLRWAMVGGGRLGQVGYKHRIGALRDNTAFQLIAGAFDIEPERGKDFGVNIGVSEGRCYPDYKTMFASEALREDGIEVVSIATPNGTHYEICKAALEAGLHVICEKPLFFTSEEGEAIKALAKKKDKIVGVTYGFSGNQMLLQMRAMIEQGKIGDIRVVDLQYTHGFNSNDKTDKTSDAQKWRIDPKIAGTSFVLGDLSTHTYYMSQLIMPEMKIERLLCDRQSFIESRAPLEDNAFVLMQYENGAVGRLWTSSINAGCMDGHRIRIVGTKASLEWWDSKPNELRYEVQGEPIQTLIRAMPYLDEACMADERLGALHQEGLSESWANIYLKFAIAIDAKNRKDEETLSNLVYPDIDAGIAGIRWIENCVRSADNGAVWVEFEANKQLSSTN; encoded by the coding sequence ATGTTAAATGGAGAGAAAAGAATTGCAAGACCGTTACGCTGGGCAATGGTTGGTGGAGGGCGACTTGGCCAAGTCGGCTACAAGCACAGAATTGGTGCATTGCGTGATAATACTGCCTTTCAATTAATTGCAGGAGCATTTGATATTGAGCCGGAGAGAGGCAAGGATTTCGGCGTGAATATAGGGGTTTCAGAAGGTCGCTGTTACCCTGACTATAAAACAATGTTTGCTAGTGAAGCACTGAGAGAGGACGGAATTGAGGTAGTTTCCATCGCCACGCCAAATGGCACACATTATGAAATATGTAAGGCAGCACTTGAAGCAGGCTTGCATGTTATTTGTGAAAAGCCGTTATTTTTTACTTCAGAGGAAGGCGAAGCAATTAAAGCACTGGCTAAGAAAAAAGATAAAATTGTCGGGGTAACATATGGTTTCTCTGGAAATCAGATGCTTCTGCAAATGCGAGCGATGATTGAACAAGGAAAAATTGGCGATATTCGCGTTGTTGATTTGCAATATACACATGGTTTTAATTCGAATGATAAGACGGACAAAACGAGCGATGCCCAAAAATGGCGGATTGATCCAAAGATTGCAGGAACAAGCTTTGTGTTAGGAGATTTGTCTACACATACTTACTATATGTCCCAATTAATCATGCCAGAAATGAAAATTGAAAGACTGCTTTGTGATCGTCAAAGCTTTATTGAAAGTCGTGCTCCCCTGGAGGATAATGCTTTTGTATTGATGCAGTATGAAAACGGGGCTGTTGGCAGACTTTGGACATCCTCCATTAATGCAGGCTGTATGGACGGCCACCGCATAAGAATAGTTGGAACGAAAGCGAGCCTGGAATGGTGGGACAGCAAGCCTAATGAGCTAAGGTATGAAGTGCAAGGTGAGCCAATTCAAACTCTTATTCGTGCTATGCCCTATTTGGATGAAGCCTGCATGGCGGATGAGCGATTAGGTGCACTCCATCAGGAAGGTCTGTCTGAGTCCTGGGCGAACATTTACCTGAAATTTGCAATCGCGATTGATGCGAAAAACCGCAAGGACGAAGAAACATTAAGCAACTTGGTATACCCAGATATTGATGCTGGAATTGCAGGTATCCGCTGGATTGAAAATTGTGTCCGATCTGCCGACAATGGTGCAGTTTGGGTAGAATTTGAAGCAAATAAACAACTATCCTCCACCAATTAA
- a CDS encoding aldo/keto reductase: MEYIKLGNTGLDVSRLCLGCMGFGDAGKWLHKWVLNEENSRPVIKKALDMGINFFDTANVYSLGSSEEYLGRALKDYANRDEVVIATKVHGQMHTGPNGSGLSRKAIMNEIDKSLNRLGTDYVDLYIIHRWDYNTPIEETMKALHDVVKAGKARYIGASAMFAWQFQKALHTADKHGWTKFVSMQNHLNLIYREEEREMLPLCKEENIAVTPYSPLASGRLTRDLSITTHRSETDQIQKSKYDATSDADRLVIERVASLADKHGVLRINIALAWLLQKEQVTAPIIGATKLSHLEDAAGALSFKLTPDEIAFLEEPYIPHVIVGHS, from the coding sequence ATGGAGTATATAAAGCTTGGTAATACAGGATTAGATGTGTCACGGTTATGTCTTGGATGTATGGGTTTTGGTGATGCAGGTAAATGGCTGCATAAATGGGTGTTGAATGAAGAGAACTCACGCCCTGTTATCAAAAAAGCTCTTGATATGGGAATTAATTTTTTTGATACAGCAAATGTATACTCTCTTGGTTCAAGTGAAGAATACCTTGGCCGTGCTTTAAAGGACTATGCAAATCGTGATGAGGTTGTCATTGCAACTAAGGTCCATGGACAAATGCATACAGGTCCTAATGGATCTGGTCTTTCCCGCAAGGCCATTATGAACGAAATCGATAAAAGCCTTAATAGATTAGGAACGGATTATGTTGATCTTTATATTATCCATCGCTGGGATTATAACACTCCGATTGAAGAAACGATGAAAGCACTACATGACGTGGTTAAAGCAGGGAAAGCCCGGTATATTGGTGCTTCTGCCATGTTTGCTTGGCAATTTCAAAAAGCATTGCATACTGCAGACAAACATGGCTGGACAAAGTTTGTGTCCATGCAGAACCATCTAAATTTAATTTACCGGGAAGAAGAACGAGAAATGCTCCCGCTTTGTAAGGAGGAAAATATCGCTGTCACACCATACAGTCCCCTTGCATCAGGGCGATTAACTCGTGACTTATCTATAACAACTCATCGCTCTGAAACAGATCAGATTCAGAAATCAAAATACGATGCGACGTCAGACGCAGATCGCTTAGTAATAGAGCGTGTTGCATCATTAGCAGACAAGCACGGTGTCCTTCGCATTAACATTGCACTTGCATGGTTGCTGCAAAAGGAGCAGGTTACAGCTCCTATCATTGGCGCAACAAAGTTATCTCATCTTGAGGATGCTGCTGGTGCCTTGTCATTTAAACTGACTCCAGATGAAATAGCCTTCCTTGAAGAGCCATATATACCACATGTAATAGTTGGACATAGCTAA
- a CDS encoding sugar phosphate isomerase/epimerase family protein, which yields MKLSYVTDSLAHLPFEEMLDQVSELGINTIEMTTGGWSPAPHLRLDELLQSEQKRADFLDSLAKRNIRLCALNCSGNPLDPGELGKQHREITDKTMELAELLGVKKVIMMSGLPAGSPEDKIPNWITYTVSWPPVLKEILDYQWNEVAIPYWKELVKKAEACGVEKIALENFSSQLVYNPQTLFRLRDAVGPMVGLNLDPSHLIWMGADPILAARELKEAIHHVHGKDVRIERHLSAVNGILETKEITDVANRAWNYVAVGCGQDLQWWKEFFSVVKMMGYDGDVSLEMEDLTMSVEAGIKTSIDALKQTLSF from the coding sequence ATGAAATTATCTTATGTAACAGACAGTCTAGCACATCTGCCTTTTGAGGAAATGCTTGATCAAGTGTCAGAGCTTGGCATTAATACAATTGAAATGACAACAGGAGGATGGTCTCCTGCACCGCATTTAAGATTAGATGAACTATTACAAAGTGAGCAAAAAAGAGCTGATTTCTTAGATAGTCTCGCAAAGCGCAATATTAGATTATGTGCATTAAACTGCTCTGGAAACCCATTAGATCCAGGAGAACTTGGAAAACAGCACAGAGAAATTACTGATAAAACGATGGAGCTTGCTGAACTGCTAGGAGTGAAAAAGGTTATCATGATGAGCGGCTTGCCTGCAGGAAGTCCTGAAGATAAAATTCCGAACTGGATAACGTATACGGTTAGCTGGCCGCCTGTACTTAAGGAAATCTTGGATTACCAATGGAATGAAGTAGCGATTCCATATTGGAAGGAGCTTGTTAAAAAAGCCGAAGCTTGTGGTGTTGAAAAAATTGCTTTAGAAAATTTCAGTTCCCAATTAGTGTATAACCCGCAAACACTGTTCAGACTGCGTGATGCGGTTGGACCAATGGTAGGGCTGAATCTTGATCCAAGCCATCTTATTTGGATGGGAGCAGATCCAATTTTGGCAGCGAGAGAATTGAAAGAGGCAATCCATCATGTCCATGGCAAGGATGTGAGGATAGAGAGACATTTATCTGCTGTTAATGGCATTTTGGAAACGAAAGAAATTACGGATGTTGCTAATAGAGCGTGGAACTATGTTGCAGTTGGCTGTGGGCAAGACTTGCAATGGTGGAAGGAGTTTTTCTCTGTTGTGAAGATGATGGGATATGACGGAGATGTTTCGTTAGAAATGGAAGACTTAACAATGTCAGTGGAAGCAGGCATAAAAACATCTATTGATGCATTAAAGCAAACACTTAGTTTCTAA
- a CDS encoding AraC family transcriptional regulator, which translates to MDLTKYLSGKISLNDFVHRINQSGASFHVHYWGVMPKHYDNQLHKHSFFEVCFVVDGEGTYMDEKSNYTLQKNSIFLSRPGVLHQIKSEHGLSLLYVAFELVDSESNESWVHIMKSAEKCEKVILYNNSETETELLWKSLLIQATRHKQHFFEEMLTNIAGSLIISILQDFVPDLNRNNNQRNDPEQHSAFLTQARLYIHDNLSNCLKLTEVARHLHISGRHLSRIFMTELGISYSKYVQDERIKKASMLLKRSDLSLKEIAEETGFMNVQYFTRVFTSMMQTSPGRFRTMFIDIHTTTYSDT; encoded by the coding sequence GTGGATTTGACAAAATATCTGTCAGGAAAAATTTCTCTGAATGATTTTGTTCATCGTATAAACCAAAGTGGTGCAAGCTTTCATGTTCACTATTGGGGCGTAATGCCGAAGCATTATGACAATCAACTGCATAAGCATTCTTTTTTCGAGGTTTGTTTTGTTGTCGACGGAGAAGGCACTTATATGGATGAAAAATCCAATTACACTCTTCAAAAAAACTCGATTTTTCTATCAAGACCAGGAGTACTTCATCAGATAAAAAGCGAGCATGGCCTGTCATTGCTTTATGTTGCCTTTGAACTTGTTGATTCAGAGTCAAATGAAAGCTGGGTTCATATTATGAAATCAGCAGAAAAATGCGAGAAGGTTATTTTATATAATAATAGTGAAACAGAAACAGAGCTATTATGGAAGTCCCTGCTTATACAAGCTACAAGGCATAAACAACATTTCTTTGAAGAAATGCTCACTAATATCGCCGGCTCCCTTATTATCTCTATCCTTCAGGACTTCGTTCCTGACTTAAATAGGAATAATAATCAAAGGAATGATCCCGAACAGCATTCGGCATTCCTTACTCAAGCTCGACTCTATATTCACGATAATCTGTCTAACTGCTTAAAGCTGACAGAAGTAGCACGACATCTGCACATTTCAGGCAGACACTTATCGAGGATTTTTATGACAGAATTAGGGATAAGCTACTCTAAATATGTTCAAGATGAGAGGATAAAAAAAGCAAGTATGCTGCTTAAAAGAAGTGACTTATCCTTAAAGGAAATCGCTGAAGAAACAGGCTTCATGAATGTCCAGTACTTCACCAGAGTGTTCACCTCCATGATGCAAACCTCCCCAGGACGGTTTCGAACCATGTTTATTGATATACATACAACAACATATTCTGATACGTAA
- a CDS encoding CBO0543 family protein produces MVFHTYAFTAVIILSAIGCVSIIRFDWKRYGLIYIISAISGNLLCFALTYIGFYTFYNYLLEDIFITPILLVSTLFPLIALIGIRYSPEQWIWKIPFYWGIVHLGVLGEVILKYSVLFKFEPEWDLWDSYTLWWINYLLFELLGGKIIPPERRNPLKASSFRYGAWAWIVLHVIFITTIFLAGVYVGVTVFK; encoded by the coding sequence ATGGTTTTTCATACATATGCATTTACGGCTGTTATTATCCTCTCTGCTATAGGGTGCGTATCAATTATTCGATTTGACTGGAAGCGTTATGGTCTTATTTACATCATCAGTGCGATTTCAGGTAATTTATTATGTTTTGCGTTAACGTATATAGGGTTCTATACTTTTTACAATTACCTTCTTGAGGATATTTTTATAACCCCAATATTGCTTGTATCGACGTTGTTTCCTTTGATCGCCTTAATCGGGATTAGGTACAGCCCTGAGCAATGGATTTGGAAGATTCCTTTTTATTGGGGAATTGTTCATTTAGGAGTTTTAGGGGAAGTGATTTTAAAGTACTCTGTTTTATTTAAATTTGAACCAGAGTGGGATTTATGGGACAGCTATACGTTATGGTGGATAAACTATTTATTGTTTGAATTGTTAGGAGGAAAAATCATTCCACCTGAAAGAAGAAATCCGCTAAAAGCCTCATCCTTTCGATATGGTGCATGGGCATGGATTGTTTTACACGTTATATTTATTACGACCATTTTTCTCGCAGGTGTATATGTAGGAGTAACTGTCTTTAAATAA
- a CDS encoding methionine ABC transporter permease, whose product MKVDWATFWPRIVDSTGETILMVIMTLIFGSILGILIGLLLFVTRKGNILENKLVFRLLNLLINIIRPIPFIIFLVAISPLTRSVVGTTIGTWAAIFPMTIAASFGIARVVENNLISIDPGVIEAAKAMGASPFQIIFTVLIPEALGPLILGLTFVTISLIDFSAMAGTVGGGGLGYVAMTYGYQRFDGSVMLVTVIILILLVQVAQWIGNTLSRKIMRR is encoded by the coding sequence ATGAAGGTCGATTGGGCAACGTTTTGGCCGCGAATAGTAGATTCGACAGGCGAAACCATTTTAATGGTCATCATGACTTTGATTTTTGGTTCAATTCTGGGTATTTTGATTGGATTACTTTTATTTGTTACAAGAAAAGGAAACATTTTGGAAAACAAACTAGTTTTCCGATTGCTAAATTTACTTATTAATATTATCAGGCCTATTCCATTTATTATTTTCCTTGTTGCAATTAGCCCTCTAACTCGGTCAGTTGTTGGTACAACAATTGGGACATGGGCAGCGATCTTTCCAATGACAATAGCTGCATCGTTTGGAATCGCAAGGGTAGTAGAAAATAATCTTATTAGTATTGATCCAGGTGTGATTGAAGCAGCAAAAGCAATGGGTGCTAGCCCGTTCCAAATCATCTTTACTGTGTTAATACCAGAAGCACTCGGTCCGTTAATTCTCGGATTAACCTTTGTAACAATTAGCTTAATAGATTTTTCTGCAATGGCAGGGACAGTCGGCGGTGGCGGATTAGGCTATGTGGCAATGACATACGGCTATCAACGGTTTGATGGCAGTGTCATGCTCGTGACAGTCATCATTTTAATTTTGCTTGTTCAGGTAGCGCAATGGATTGG
- a CDS encoding MFS transporter: protein MGNVNISEQTVQANRPEQKDPKKFLKLITIVSTFGGLLFGYDTGVINGALPFMAHADQLNLTPFTEGLVASSLVLGAAFGSIFGGRLSDTKGRRKVILYLAVLFFFSAAGCVIAPNTSVMIGFRFLLGLAVGGSSVVIPSYLAEMAPSDKRGRLVTQNELMIVTGQFLAYIFNALIGNIFGDTGHVWRYMLVIATLPAIALWIGVLILPESPRWLASKGKMGEALKILLSSFSAKEVRKLRRRIGMIFQNFNLFTSRTVAGNIAYPLKLAGKPKGEIKARVDELLQFVGLTDKANDYPEQLSGGQKQRVGIARALANSPDILICDEATSALDPDTTNEILRLLKKVNKDLGITILLITHEMNVIQTICDRVAVMENGEVIESGNVFETFTDPQHPTTKRFIQSVQQDRPSESLLHQWKQSGGKNLYRVIFKGELANRPLLSQISRKNNVDVNIVYGSVQELQEKFFGNLLVSFEGEASAIDTVIAELEQEVSIEEVLIG, encoded by the coding sequence ATGGGAAATGTAAATATTTCTGAACAAACAGTTCAAGCGAATCGTCCTGAGCAAAAGGACCCGAAAAAGTTTTTGAAGCTAATAACAATCGTTTCAACCTTTGGCGGACTGTTATTTGGCTATGATACCGGGGTTATCAACGGGGCTCTGCCTTTTATGGCTCATGCAGATCAATTAAATCTTACTCCGTTCACAGAAGGGCTTGTAGCAAGCTCATTAGTATTAGGAGCTGCCTTCGGTTCCATCTTTGGAGGAAGATTGTCAGATACAAAAGGACGCAGGAAGGTCATATTATATCTTGCCGTACTGTTTTTCTTTTCTGCAGCCGGTTGTGTTATCGCACCTAATACATCTGTAATGATTGGCTTCCGCTTTTTGTTAGGTCTTGCTGTCGGCGGCTCTTCAGTCGTCATTCCCTCTTACTTGGCTGAAATGGCTCCTTCAGATAAACGTGGACGGCTTGTTACACAAAATGAATTAATGATTGTAACGGGGCAATTTCTCGCCTATATATTCAATGCATTAATCGGAAATATATTTGGAGATACAGGACATGTTTGGCGTTATATGCTAGTTATTGCTACATTGCCTGCAATTGCCTTGTGGATTGGTGTTCTTATTTTACCAGAAAGTCCAAGATGGCTTGCTTCAAAGGGCAAAATGGGAGAAGCACTGAAAATCCTTTTATCCAGCTTTAGTGCTAAAGAGGTGCGCAAGCTAAGAAGACGGATCGGCATGATTTTTCAAAACTTTAACTTGTTTACATCAAGAACAGTAGCTGGCAACATCGCCTATCCTTTAAAGCTCGCAGGCAAGCCAAAGGGAGAAATCAAGGCAAGAGTCGATGAGTTATTACAGTTTGTTGGACTGACAGATAAAGCGAACGATTATCCGGAACAGCTGTCTGGCGGGCAGAAGCAAAGGGTTGGCATTGCAAGAGCACTTGCTAATTCACCAGATATATTGATATGTGATGAAGCAACTTCGGCTTTAGACCCTGATACGACAAATGAAATATTGCGTCTGCTAAAAAAAGTAAACAAAGATTTAGGAATTACGATATTGCTGATCACACATGAAATGAATGTAATTCAAACGATTTGTGACAGAGTTGCTGTTATGGAGAATGGGGAAGTTATTGAATCAGGAAATGTATTTGAGACTTTTACGGACCCGCAGCATCCAACGACAAAAAGATTCATACAATCCGTACAACAGGATCGTCCGTCAGAATCCTTGCTACACCAATGGAAACAGAGTGGGGGTAAGAATTTGTATCGAGTCATTTTTAAGGGAGAGCTGGCTAATAGGCCATTGCTGTCACAAATTTCACGCAAGAACAATGTTGATGTCAATATAGTGTATGGTTCTGTGCAAGAGCTGCAAGAGAAGTTTTTCGGGAATTTACTTGTCTCCTTTGAAGGGGAAGCATCAGCTATCGATACAGTTATAGCTGAATTAGAACAAGAGGTCTCTATTGAGGAGGTGCTTATCGGATGA
- a CDS encoding MFS transporter — translation MDYRKKTVVASVAGLTLEGMDIMFISFAMSLIIADFHIDMTAGGLISSITNIGMLAGGVIFGILADKFGRVKVFTYTILLFAVGTALTGLAQNIEQVYIFRFIAGLGAGGEYGIGMALVAEAWPKNKQGRASSYVSVGAQYGVILAALLSAMILPAWGWRGLFLVGLAPVIFAFIVRKKLDESPEWVASQQKKQPAQKKEGKLKQLFATPRITATTLALAVMATVQIAGYNGLMIWLPSMLQQSQGLSVSSSALWTISTAAGMIAGMLTFGQIIDRLGMKRSYGIFLFASAIAVYLYSFASGSIGLLVGGAIVGFFSNGMFAGYGALISKYYPVEIRSTATNTIFNFGRALGGLSPILVGYILQHSNVATAMGYLALLYCISFVAMISLQRGKGHVVQSLSKAV, via the coding sequence TTGGATTATCGCAAAAAAACAGTAGTTGCATCAGTAGCTGGATTAACATTAGAGGGTATGGACATTATGTTTATTTCCTTTGCAATGTCGTTGATTATTGCAGATTTTCATATTGATATGACTGCAGGAGGACTTATTTCGTCTATTACCAATATTGGAATGTTAGCCGGAGGAGTAATTTTCGGGATTTTAGCAGATAAATTTGGGAGAGTAAAAGTTTTCACATACACGATTTTACTGTTTGCAGTTGGAACAGCGTTAACTGGGCTTGCACAAAATATTGAGCAAGTATACATCTTTAGATTTATTGCTGGATTAGGAGCAGGTGGAGAATACGGTATCGGCATGGCGCTTGTGGCAGAAGCATGGCCAAAGAATAAACAAGGACGAGCATCTTCCTATGTTAGTGTCGGTGCACAGTATGGAGTTATTCTAGCAGCATTGCTTAGTGCGATGATCCTTCCTGCTTGGGGATGGAGAGGATTGTTCCTAGTCGGTTTAGCACCGGTAATTTTCGCATTTATTGTTCGTAAAAAACTGGATGAGTCACCAGAATGGGTTGCGTCACAACAGAAAAAGCAGCCTGCACAAAAGAAAGAAGGCAAATTAAAGCAATTGTTTGCAACACCGAGAATTACAGCAACAACACTTGCGTTAGCAGTAATGGCTACAGTTCAAATCGCAGGATATAACGGCTTAATGATCTGGCTTCCATCTATGCTGCAGCAATCTCAAGGATTGTCCGTATCGAGCTCTGCCCTTTGGACAATCAGCACTGCCGCTGGAATGATTGCAGGAATGCTGACATTTGGACAAATTATAGATCGCCTTGGTATGAAACGTTCTTATGGAATCTTCTTATTCGCTTCAGCAATTGCCGTGTACTTATACTCCTTTGCGTCAGGAAGTATCGGTCTGTTAGTAGGGGGAGCAATTGTTGGCTTCTTCTCAAATGGAATGTTTGCAGGCTATGGGGCTTTAATAAGCAAATATTATCCAGTAGAAATACGCAGCACGGCTACAAATACGATTTTCAATTTTGGAAGAGCCTTAGGCGGCTTGTCTCCGATATTAGTAGGATATATTTTACAGCATTCAAATGTAGCAACAGCAATGGGATATTTAGCACTGCTTTATTGCATTTCCTTTGTAGCGATGATCAGCTTACAAAGAGGAAAAGGACATGTTGTCCAGTCTTTATCAAAAGCAGTATAA